Part of the Choloepus didactylus isolate mChoDid1 chromosome 10, mChoDid1.pri, whole genome shotgun sequence genome is shown below.
ACTTCATTGACTGATGATCTGGTACCCAGGCTCCAACCAACTGGAGAAGTGCAAAGTTGACAGGAAGTACATCAATATCTGTGTTGATAGCAGTCCCATCAAGAGGACAAGCTTTTCGGTGAAGTTTATTCAAGCAAGTCTTACAGACACTGtgtgaacaacctaaactgatgGGTTTGTGCTCATTCTCATCAAATTCATTATAGCAGATTGGACAGGACAGAAATTCTGTCTGTGGAGCTGCCTGCACAGGCATTGTGGAAGTTGGATGTGCATTCTAGCAGATCCTGGTTTGCTCTGTAGTGTTTTGTAAGCTGAGGGGgcccagggtggggggggggtcacTAAGGGCCGCTCCTGGGAATCCTGCAACAGCTCAGCTTGGCAACAGAGGCACCTCAGCTTGCCAGGGCAGAACTCAGTGGCGGCTCCACCACATCGAGCTCCATCGTAAGCTATAGGGGCAGCCCCGCTGGCAGCCGTGGCATCTTGAAGCTTCTTGGATTTGTGGTTTGATGTCTTTCACAAATTTTAGAATGTTCTCAGGCAATCTCCTCAAATATTACttcactcctttctcttctctgcttcCAGGACTCCAGTTACACACATTAGATCTCCCAACTCAATCATATATATATCTCTTCggtattttctttccatttgtctCTCCATGCCTCATCCTGCATATTTTTCATGGATAtgagtcttttttttattttctgattttttcttttggttttcatttttgtggTCTTGTTCTTTGTGTgccttgttcattttttaaacatgtgCCAGATACTATATTAGCAAAACTATTTGTAGAAATGATTTGGGGACTGGTATGATGTTCCTTCCTTCAGAGTAGGTTTGTTTGCTGCTAGGTATTTGGGAGCACTGAAAATCTGGGATTATCTCAATCCAGTTTAATGGCTTGAAAATACTTAAAACTGAGTTACAGTACCTGTAGATGCCTCCTTCATCCTTATTCTTATAGTATTGCCCTTTGGGGTCCCATCCCAAAGATAGAAAGTGTATTTAGGAACTCTTCATGGTGTGTCTTGCACTTTAAAATCTGTTTCCCATCTTCATGAGGCGGTCAGGTACCTACTTGGCCTCTCAGTGGTCCCCTCCAGAAGCTACAATGACCCGGTTGAAAAGCAGCCTCAAGTGCTGGACTTAACTCTCTGGGTCTCTGTTGTTCAAAGAATCCTCGTCCTGAGATTCCTCATTGTCTTATTATCTCTCTAATGCTTTAAGcagatgttttatatatttagtcCAGTTTGTCATCTACAGGAGAGTTAGCACAAATTAACCAGTTTATTCTTACTGGAATATACTTACTGGAAGTCATATACTGATCTCGGCTACATTTTTCTTAGAACCCCATAAAGATGCCTAAATTGTCAGAGCTATTCTTCAGTTGCTCACTAGGGCAGGGAGTTTTCCCTGGCTGCCCAGGAACTTCTGGAGTCAGAGAATGCTGAGATTGGGCTTCTGAGTTCTTGCATATGACAGAGCAGATGCATCATGGTAAGATCCAATCAGACCTCACCTGTCATTGGATTCGTTCTTCTGGGACTGTCAGCCCACCCAAAGCTGGAGAAAACGTTCTTTGTGCTCATCCTGCTGATGTACCTGGTGATCCTGCTGGGCAATGGGGTCCTCATCCTGGTAACCCTCATTGACTCCCGCctgcacacacccatgtacttcttcctgggGAACCTCTCTTTCCTGGACATCTGCTACACATCTTCTTCAGTCCCCCTCATTCTAGATAGCTTCCTCACTCCCAGGAAAACCATCCCCTTCTCAGCTTGTGCTGTGCAGATGTTTCTCTCCTTTGCCATGGGAGCCACAGAATGTGTGCTCCTGGGCATGATGGCCTTtgatcgctatgtggccatctgcaaccCCCTTAGATACCCTGTGGTCATGAGCAAGGCTGCCTACATGCCCATGGCTGCTGGCTCCTGGGCAGCTGGAATCACCAACTCTGTAGTGCAGACATCCCAGGCAATGCGACTGCCCTTCTGTGGCGACAACATCATCAACCACTTCACCTGTGAGATCCTGGCTGTCCTGAAGTTGGCCTGTGCTGACATCTCTATCAATGTGATCAGCATGGTTGTGGCCAACATGATCTTCCTTGCAATCCCAGTCCTGTTTATTTTTGTCTCCTATGTCTTTATCCTCACCACCATCCTCAGGATTCCCTCAGCTGAGGGGCGGCAAAAGGCCTTCTCTACCTGCTCTGCCCACCTCACCGTGGTGGTTGTCTTCTACGGGACCATCCTCTTCATGTACGGAAAGCCCAAGTCTAAGGACCCACTGGGAGCTGACAAACAGGACCTTTCAGACAAGCTCATCTCACTTTTCTATGGGGTGCTGACCCCCATGCTCAACCCCatcatctacagcctgaggaacaaggatgTGAAGGCCGCTGTGAGGAACCTGGTGGCTCAGAGAACAGTTAACTGAATAAACGTCATAGATTTCCAGATTGTCAGAAACAAACGACCTCCAAACTCCTCATTGTTCTCATGGGGAAATGATAACCCAGAAAGGTCCTTAGGCTATTAGTGGAAAGAGTATTTTGATTTCTGGCAGTGCTGGTGAGTTTTCTAGCTTCACACAGAAATATACTGCATCATATTATAGCTGTATTTTGTTGCCTAAATCTTAAATCCTTTGACACCAGAATCTGATGAATATCTATCAAGAGTCGTATGTGTGGACAAAgagacaaaccaaaaaaaaacattcaaGTTTTATTGGCAGTGGGAACTTGGACTACGCTATTTTGCCCTGTGTTGAATTACTGCTTACTATTCTCTGCTTTGGTCTCATCCCAGAGACATTCATTGTGTCTTATGTAGGAATATACTGAAAAATATCATCCACCCCGACACACAATGGTGTTCATTAGCACCATGGCAGAAATTCCTCTCATGTTTTAGCACGAGAAATAGCTGGATTTATCTTGAGCAACTGCTTGTTTTGATCTAATGGACACTAAGAATCTTGTCATTCACTATATTCTCCTTATTTTCACTGCAGGGAAGCTCAGCGGCAAGCATGCCACACCCCTgaatctccccccaccccttgcaGCAGTAGAATGCTTCATGACTGGGTGCCAGTGGCCTCCAAACTTTTTAACATGCAGCCAACGTGGCACATGGCCATTACATCCACCACATTCCCATGGGTATGCTCACATGATGATCGAACTCCAAAGAACACTATGGGCAAGCAAATGCAAAACTAATTCTTACTCCCACAATTAAGAAGGGGCCAGTAGTAGTAGTTAATCCCCACCATCTGTGGCACAGGTAAGAGCAATGTTGGGTCCCGTGCACTCCCGGAGCTCTGACTGAAAGTCCATGCCTTTCTCCTCTGCTTGAGGAATGCACTGAAGTATGAGTAAGACTAACTGTattttaggaattatttttaattcataacaTGTTTGTTAAAGTTAGTTATTATCAAATGTTGGTCCTTTAACCATCATGAGTATGTGGCaagatgttttctctttttctttcctcccctttccttcctcgTGCCCATGTTAAATCAGACCCAGGTCCTTGCATCAGATATGTTTTTATTGGTGGGAATGTCATGGGGCCCATAGAGGAATGTTTCAGGGAACTGAAACAGCTGGAATGCATTAGTTCCCTTCACTGTTTTGAAAGCCTAAGCCCATTAAAGAGATGCATGTAGATGCccgaagggaaagagaagagtgtAAGAACAAGTTGGGGGAAAAGGTTCCTaaggcaggggaggagggaggttGGCAGATCCCAGTCTGGGCAGGGTTCACCCCCAGCTTCATGGCAGTGCCCTAGAGGCCTCGGGTGGAACGATTGCTTGATTCTTGCACATAGGACAACTGACGCCAAGCGTCTCAAAAAGTTGGTACACCCTCACTGGTGCATTTCTTAATGCCTTAGTGAATAGGGTGCCTGCTGGGCCTTCCCAGGAAAAAACAGTTGGGTGGTGGGTTTTTTGTCTCACATAGTTAAGTCCATTCTAAACATTCACACTCCCCACACCCTGTGATCTCCTCCTCACATTCTGTCAAGACAGTTCCAGCTCATTTACTGTAATCATGGTTGTGTCCCAGCTTCATGAATCCATGGTGTCAGCATACTAGGGACTAGTTCCAGTTGTTCTTGCCAAGTCTTTAATCCTGAGTTAGGGAGAGTGTGTCCATATTAAGAAATACTCCCTGACTAGTCTTGTGTGCAACACCCCACTCTCCAGTCCTCAAGATCCACTCCCACACACGTTCCCCCAGTTCCTTCTGGTATGTATCTGAAATTCTTTGGGTGAGTAAGCTATTTCTTCTCAGAGCAGGAACTTCACTGAAGGGAGGAAATGAGGGGAGGCTGGGGTGGACCATGAGGAGAATATCTGTCTTAGATGAGGTCTTTGCATGCTCTCCAGCAAGGAGAGGCTCCTTTCCCATAGCAGAGGGGAGGAAATTCATTCTGTAGCCCTGGAGGGTTCAGAGGCATCTGAGTGTTCAAGATTCTCAGGTGCATCCATCCAGATATCCCTATCCTAGGACTCAGGGTCCCATTTTACCTATAAAGGGCCTTAATTTTTGCATTGGAAACCTGTCAAAGCTGCACATTCAGTCTCCTTCATAGCTCTGCCATTTTTACAATTAAACCCTGGGCCTGCTTTTTAGCACAATCTTCCCTATGGTTTCAAGAGGTGAGAATCTTTTCAAAAATCACTGTAGACACTTTCTGGTTTTCATAGCCTACCTTTAGTGTATAGCTGGCTTTCCTAAGCCTGCTAGTCTCTTTCTTTAAGGCTTATAAAGTAGCTAACAAAAGAGACGCAATTGTACTGTCTGCATAAATGCCACTACCCCATATGATCGAAGTGCTAAAGCTACTGAAAAACTCTACCTGTATCTCATCACAGCCCAACACAGGTGAATGTCAACAAATATAATGCTACAAGCCAGGAGTTATCACCACTTCACTTATCAACAGAAATGGGGTCCCTTTTGCCATCTGAGTGGTGTGTTTTCTACGGCTACTTCTGGTAGAAACTGTCTCAGCTTGTGTTCACCCAAAAGCAGAGCCTGAGGTAAGGACTTGGGTCAGGCAGTTTATTTtggaggtgatcccaggaaggGAACAGGGAGACTGGgacaaggaaggaggaaaagccaATATAAAGGTACATTATTGAAGTGGCTGCCATGGGCAATGAGGAGTCAATTCTGCTTGAGATACCCAAGAAGTATAAAGAATGTCTTTCATAATTGTTTACATGAAGGACGAGAGGCAAGCATTTATCCCTACCTCTCTTCCACCACTGGATGAGGATTGTGGTATTAGTATTCTATTGCTATGtaaaaaattacaatttagcaGCTTAAGCCAACATCCATTTATTCGCTCacaattctgtaggtcagaagtttgGCATGGCCTGGCCAGGTTCTTTGCTTAGGGTATCGAaagactgaaatcaaggtgttggctggacTGAGTTCTTGTCTGAAGACTGGAGAAAAATCTGGTTCCACATTCATTCCTGTTGTTGGCAAAATTCAATTCCTTGCAGCTATAGGACTGAGgttccatttccttttcccctctaTCTTCAAGCCAGCAATGATGCATCAAATCTTTCTAGACTTCCTCTTCTACCACCAGCAAGAGAAAGCTCTCTGCTTTCCAAGGACTCATAGGATTAGGTCAGATCCACTTGGGTAGCTCCCTAGTTTAAGTTCAGCTGTTTTCATGTAGCAGAGCCTAACCATGGGAATAAAATCTATCATAGGAATAAAACTCACTATTTTCACATGCCCAGAGATTATACAAGGGAGAGGGGAATCTTGGAGGCATCTTAGATGCCTGTCTACTACAGTTGTTGGCTCCCCTGCACTTCTGGGCCATACTTGTGAGTGGGCTAAGCAGGCTCATATGACATTGGAAAAGtcctgggacagagaagcagAAAGACATAATGTGCACTTTTAAGGTGGACACTTTTAGTTCAAGATGAATCTAACTTACACAAACTGTCCCCACAGCTGTGGCTGAAATAAGAGGTGGTCTGAGAGAGAATATGAAGTGGGATTCCATAGTATTTGCTAATTATGGATACATTCATGGAGCCAAGCTCATGTCACATCTTAAAGTCATACAACCTGCCCTATCCCTATTAAGAGAAACTGCTCCCACTTCAGTGCAGTTGGATGTTAAGTAATGCTGCTGGACATAGCTCACCAGACAAGTGCAGGTGACCCAAGTGCAGCCAATCCATAGATAAGGATAATATATCTGACTAGAGCAAAAGGATTAACCAGAGTAATTAATTTATCTTTGGGGAATTTGGAATTGGGGAAATGGGAGGACTAAAGCAGTTTAGTGAGAGCCAAATCAGGAGAGATCAATCTAGAGAATCCATGAGGTACAGTTGAAGTTATGGGGGTGGCATAGGAAGCAAAAGTTAGAAATTAGCAGAGGAAACCCATTAGcagagcaaagagaaagaaacaaatgtaGAGAGTGTCCAAGTCTCATTAATAGAGGAAATTCGGAAGGTGAACCCATGATCCCTGGAGTCACCTGGTATCAAGAACACCCTCCACCTCCACAATCCTTCAGCCTTGTCCTCTTAAGAATCCTGTTCTTGGATTTACATAAGATTCCACCAATTGCTCCAAATGTATCCTTATTTAGACCACAACAGCAATAAAATTTTACTTGAGCTACCTTaagtaggtgttctagtttgctaatgctgcccgctcgcaaaacaccagaaatggattggcttttataaaacggggtttatttggctacaaagttacagtcttaaggccataaagtgtccttcaacaaagggtaccttcactggaggattgccaatggtgtctggaaaacctctgttagctgggaaggcacgtggctggcgtctgctccaaagttctggtttcaagatggctctctcccaggacattcctctctaggctgcagttcctcaaaaatgtcactcttagttgctcttggggtgtttgtcccctcttagcttctccaaagcaagagtctgctttcaacagctgtcttcaaactgtctctcatctgcagctcctctctcagcttctgtgcattcttcaaagtgtccctcttggctgtagctcctcttcaaaatgtcactcacagctgcactgcactgagttccctctgcccgtcagctcatttatatggctccactgattaaggcccaccctgaatgggtggggccatgcctccatggaactatctaatcaaaattatcacctacagttgggtggggtgcatttccatgcaaacaacctaatccaaatgttccaacttaatccccactaatatgtctgccccacaagattgcatcaaagaatatggctttttctgggggacataatacattcaaaccagcacagtgggtcTTAGTTCCTTATAATCAAAAGAGCTAAACCAAATAAGAATTTAGGACTACTACCCTTCAAACTATCACTCCCTGATCCTCTGATATGGTACAGCTCACATATATTAGTTGGAATAATCAGATTGTCTCTTAGGAATCTGAACAAAGGTGCTTGGAAAGAACTGAGCATGTGTCAATAGCAGTTGAAACTGAGAGATATGCAGAGATAGACCATATCCATGCATTCATCAAAGTCATGAGGCAACAGAAACTATAACttaaagaaacattttggaaTAATAAAAGGTTAAAGAAGTCAGTCAAAAGAAAGAAGCAGATATGGGGAGCAACTCTGAGTCAAATTAAAGGTAGAGCACAAAAGCAAATGAAGTATACAAGAACTCTTGCTGAAGAGTGTCCTAGAAATGACCTGGATGTAGAATCACCCACTGATTCCTGTTCTTTCAAAGACTGGGCTGTTTGTATCCTCCTGGTTTCACAAGCACAAGTATATTTACTCTCATTGTTTGAAGTTACTGGGTTTGCCTAATCTAAGAGGTGATTCAGAGGCCACTGGAGATCTTAGCAGGGATAACCTCAGCAACAAGCAATCACATAAGCTTCAGGTTGGGAAAACTGTTAACGAACTGAGTCCAGCCTTCTACCTGATGTAGAAATTCCTTTCACAGCACTCCCACTTAGAGGTCATCTGACCTCCGCTTGTATTCTCTAGTGACAAGGAAAGAACTCCTCACTACCCTCTGAGGTAGCCTGTTATACTCCTAaaaagttcttccttatgctGAGCCAAAGACTTTTATCTGGGATTCTCATTAGTCATGGCTCTGTCCCCTGGGGCCCTACAGATCACATCTACCCTTTCTGCTCCAGGACAGCCATTTAGGGCTTTGTTGATAGCAACAATCCAGGGTCACTACATGGCACAGCTCTCCATGTGAATGGAACCCCCTGGAGTAGTACAGTGCACGGCCAGTGCAGCCTCAGGCAGTGACCCTGACCATGTCCTCCCGAATTTACTCCTCCAGCAACATTTTAGGGTGGGTAGAAATGAAGGGGGGAGGGATGGATTTTCTTTTAACTCCATACTTTACTTGAATTTTTTGAATAAAGAATGCATTCATGTAATacaaattatcattttaatttaaaaagtgatgaaTTTCCTTGCCACCCTTATCTCTCATTTGCTTATCAGTCTCTGTACAACCATTCACAGGTAACCAGTGTTATAAACTTCAGTGTCCTTTTGGTTTCTCTCTTCTTTACACAAAAGATAAAATGCTGTATATACTGTTTAttatcttgcttttttcacttgatATCATGGATCTTTCTATAAAGAAATATACAgaactttcttattcttttgttattacattttgttatgaaaatgtccaaatgtacACTAAGTACAATAAAACTCACATAGCCATCTCTCAGCTTCAACAGTCATCAATATTTTGCCATACTTACATcatctccttccctctttccttccttccttccctctttccttcctacctttctttctccttccttcctcccttccttccttctttccttccatctttccttccttccttccttctttccttcctccctccctccctccctctgtcatGTTTTGATGGCATAATTTAAGCCATTTTACTCCTACTTACCTcagaatacatttaaaaaataaaagggttcTTAATATAACCACAATGCCATTATCATACCTTAAAGAGTAGCTATCACTCCCCGTCGACATTCAACTTTcctaatcattttctttttttacagttggtgttttattttcctaggctgcttaaagcagataccatgaagtgCATtaccttaaacaatgggaatgtataagcttacagttttgaggctgagaaaaatgtgcaaattgagccatcatcaaggcagtgctttcttcccgaagaccagctgcctgcgatccttggctcctctgtctcatggcaaggcacatggcggcatctgctggtctctcccttctctttcgggtttcactgatttcagcttcttgcttctgtggctttctctctctgtattcattctgtttataaaggattccactaatagtattaagacccatcccgaatgtagtgggtcacaccttaactgaagtagcttcatctaAATGTCGTACTTAACAATGGGttatccacagaaatggattagatttaaaaacatgtttttctgggatacgtacagtttcaaaccaccaccaccgcagttgatttgttcaaatcaAGATTCAAACAGGATCCATTGTTATATTTGGCTGTGTATCTCGAGTCTCGTTTGtatctcttttaatctataacaattcctcctttccaccccatttttcttcttttcaatggATTACTGAAGACACTGGGTCAGTTTTTCTATAAAGTAGCTCAGATTCTGGTTTTGGCTGATTATTCCCCTGTCATCCACCTTAGCTTGTTCCTTATTCCCATAGCTATCTCTCAGCCTCAATAATCATCAATATTTTGCCATACTCGTattatctcctttctttctttctttagataAAAAGAATTTATTAGATTCAGTTTTGAAGTTGGAAGTGGGGACAAGAATGCTTCATAGGCAATGCCAAGTACTTTCTGTTACAACTCATCAAAACACACATAATATCTGGATGTCTCTCTTTTAGTGATACCAAGATTGATAAGAGTGTTCAAATGGTGACAGcctgaattcttccttatgatgtTCCCAATTCATCTTTTACTTGATGGTTTATCATCCTTTAATGACAATTACCtgaattcattatttcttt
Proteins encoded:
- the LOC119504949 gene encoding olfactory receptor 13C7-like; its protein translation is MVRSNQTSPVIGFVLLGLSAHPKLEKTFFVLILLMYLVILLGNGVLILVTLIDSRLHTPMYFFLGNLSFLDICYTSSSVPLILDSFLTPRKTIPFSACAVQMFLSFAMGATECVLLGMMAFDRYVAICNPLRYPVVMSKAAYMPMAAGSWAAGITNSVVQTSQAMRLPFCGDNIINHFTCEILAVLKLACADISINVISMVVANMIFLAIPVLFIFVSYVFILTTILRIPSAEGRQKAFSTCSAHLTVVVVFYGTILFMYGKPKSKDPLGADKQDLSDKLISLFYGVLTPMLNPIIYSLRNKDVKAAVRNLVAQRTVN